In the genome of Hyphobacterium sp. CCMP332, one region contains:
- a CDS encoding DUF2279 domain-containing protein: protein MIRPFLFIIAFGFLLSAHAQDSTEFNSRKFNTYLIGTAAVYSGTLIGLQALWYSDSEQRSFHFFNDNSQWKQVDKIGHAYSSYQLGRISYDLLKNAGVPRKKAVFWGGLTGFLMLTPVEILDGFAQDYGASYGDLIANAAGSGILMTQLYLWDEIRIKPKFSFHRTSYSKDNPQLLGSNFYEEIFKDYNGQSYWLSVDINAFVKSENRFVKWVNIALGYGAEDMLIARDGPNRILGYHPYRQFYLGLDPDLSHLKGQNKWLNTVIYILDGIKLPGPTLVIQRDKVLFRPLYF, encoded by the coding sequence ATGATAAGGCCCTTTCTTTTTATTATTGCCTTTGGGTTTTTGCTAAGCGCCCATGCCCAGGACAGCACCGAATTTAACTCGAGAAAATTCAATACCTATCTTATAGGGACAGCCGCGGTATATTCCGGAACATTAATTGGTTTGCAGGCACTTTGGTATTCGGATTCCGAACAAAGAAGTTTTCATTTTTTTAATGATAATAGTCAATGGAAACAGGTTGATAAAATAGGGCATGCTTATTCCTCCTACCAATTGGGAAGAATATCATATGATTTATTAAAAAATGCAGGCGTCCCAAGAAAAAAAGCTGTTTTTTGGGGAGGATTAACCGGTTTTTTAATGCTTACACCAGTAGAAATTCTGGATGGTTTCGCACAGGATTACGGCGCTTCCTACGGCGATCTGATTGCCAATGCTGCCGGGTCAGGAATATTAATGACACAACTTTACCTCTGGGATGAAATCCGGATTAAACCTAAATTTTCATTTCACAGAACTTCTTATTCCAAAGACAATCCGCAATTGTTGGGAAGTAATTTTTATGAAGAAATTTTTAAGGATTATAATGGGCAAAGTTATTGGCTATCTGTTGATATAAATGCCTTTGTCAAATCAGAAAACAGGTTTGTCAAATGGGTTAACATAGCGCTAGGCTATGGAGCCGAGGATATGTTGATCGCAAGAGATGGCCCCAATCGAATTTTGGGCTACCACCCCTACCGACAATTTTATTTGGGTCTGGATCCTGATTTGAGTCATTTAAAAGGCCAAAATAAATGGCTCAATACAGTTATTTACATTTTGGATGGCATCAAGTTACCGGGGCCAACTTTAGTTATTCAAAGAGATAAAGTACTTTTCAGACCACTATATTTTTAG
- a CDS encoding transketolase, translated as MPAIKEKKSQIKTDKKEIIKDYKLALESREASLMGRKEVFMGKAKFGIFGDGKEIPQLTMAKVFRNGDFRSGYYRDQTFMMAIDQLTVKEFFAQLYAHTDLDKEPASAGRSMNGHFGTRSLDNKGHWKDLTKMKNSSADISPTASQMPRLVGLAYASKLYREVKALAGKNKFSNKGNEIAFGTIGNASTSEGMFYESINAAGVLQIPAIVSIWDDDYGISVPKEYHTSGGSISEALKGFQRTKDKKGFEIIAVNGWDYSACIAAFEKAEKFAREEHVPVIIHFKELTQPQGHSTSGSHERYKSKERLEWEKEYDCINQMRLWMLDQGIADAKTLDKIEEDARKSVKSAKEEAWKEFTASMKSDRDTAIQIMNELASEAGNKEIAEIANALSKTLNPLKLDTLKSVKKALRLVRGTTFGKKEELLSWLENTNKKHYEEYSSQLFSVSDQNALSIEQVEPEYSAEEKLVDGREVVQANFDKIFTNYPEVFAIGEDLGKIGDVNQGFAGLQDKYGVERITDTGIRECTILGQGIGAALRGLRPIVEIQYLDYIYYAVQIMADDLANVQYRTKGGQKAPVIIRTRGHRLEGIWHSGSPIGMLLGSLRGIHVLVPRDMTRAAGFYNTMLKSDEPALIIECLNGYRLKEKLPTNIGEFTTPLGIPETIREGNDITIVTYGSMCRVIMEAAEELQKVGISVEVIDVQSLLPFDINHKIVESIQKTNRVIFADEDVPGGASAYMMQKVIEEQNAYRWLDSQPRTLSAHPHRPAYGSDGDYFSKPNPEDVFDLAYEILAEAEPDRFPDIY; from the coding sequence ATGCCAGCCATTAAAGAAAAGAAATCCCAAATAAAAACCGATAAAAAAGAGATAATAAAGGACTATAAACTCGCTTTGGAAAGCCGTGAAGCAAGTTTAATGGGCCGAAAGGAAGTTTTTATGGGGAAGGCCAAATTCGGGATTTTTGGCGATGGAAAAGAAATTCCACAATTGACCATGGCCAAAGTTTTTAGAAACGGGGATTTCAGATCTGGCTACTATCGCGATCAGACATTTATGATGGCGATCGATCAATTAACAGTAAAGGAATTTTTTGCGCAGTTATACGCACATACCGACCTTGATAAAGAACCCGCGAGTGCCGGTAGAAGTATGAATGGGCATTTTGGAACGCGTTCTCTTGATAACAAAGGCCATTGGAAGGATTTAACAAAAATGAAAAATTCTTCGGCTGATATTTCACCCACGGCCTCACAAATGCCGCGATTGGTGGGTTTGGCTTATGCTTCCAAGCTTTACAGAGAAGTTAAAGCCCTTGCCGGTAAGAATAAATTTTCGAATAAAGGTAATGAAATTGCTTTCGGCACCATAGGCAATGCTTCCACTTCGGAAGGTATGTTTTACGAATCAATTAACGCTGCAGGTGTCTTACAAATTCCCGCCATCGTATCAATTTGGGATGATGATTATGGAATTTCTGTTCCTAAAGAATACCATACCAGCGGTGGAAGTATTAGTGAAGCTTTAAAAGGTTTCCAAAGGACAAAAGACAAAAAGGGATTTGAAATCATAGCTGTTAATGGCTGGGATTATTCCGCTTGTATTGCTGCTTTTGAAAAAGCAGAAAAATTTGCTCGTGAAGAGCATGTGCCCGTAATTATTCATTTCAAAGAGCTTACTCAGCCACAGGGCCATTCAACATCGGGATCCCACGAAAGATACAAGTCCAAAGAACGACTCGAATGGGAAAAAGAATACGACTGCATAAATCAGATGCGCTTATGGATGCTTGATCAGGGTATTGCTGATGCAAAAACTTTGGACAAGATTGAGGAAGATGCCAGGAAATCAGTAAAATCTGCCAAAGAAGAGGCCTGGAAGGAATTTACCGCCTCCATGAAATCAGATAGAGACACTGCTATTCAAATAATGAATGAATTGGCAAGCGAAGCCGGAAATAAGGAAATAGCAGAAATAGCAAATGCACTTTCAAAGACCTTAAATCCATTAAAACTCGATACGCTCAAATCAGTTAAAAAAGCCCTCAGACTGGTGCGTGGCACCACTTTTGGCAAAAAGGAAGAATTGCTTTCATGGCTGGAAAACACAAATAAAAAACACTATGAGGAGTACAGCTCACAGCTTTTTAGTGTATCGGATCAAAATGCATTAAGCATTGAACAGGTAGAACCTGAATATTCAGCCGAAGAAAAACTGGTCGACGGAAGGGAAGTTGTTCAGGCCAATTTTGACAAAATTTTTACTAACTATCCGGAAGTTTTTGCCATAGGAGAGGACCTGGGAAAAATTGGTGATGTGAATCAGGGCTTTGCCGGATTGCAGGACAAATACGGCGTAGAAAGAATAACAGATACCGGTATTCGAGAATGTACCATACTGGGCCAGGGAATAGGGGCTGCCCTGAGGGGTTTACGGCCAATTGTAGAGATTCAATACCTGGACTATATTTATTATGCCGTACAAATCATGGCTGATGATTTGGCTAATGTTCAATACAGAACCAAAGGAGGACAAAAAGCGCCGGTAATAATTCGCACAAGAGGCCACAGGTTAGAAGGTATCTGGCATTCAGGCTCGCCGATTGGAATGCTATTGGGTAGTCTTCGTGGTATCCATGTTTTAGTGCCTAGAGATATGACACGGGCGGCGGGATTTTACAATACAATGTTAAAGTCTGATGAACCGGCTTTAATCATAGAATGCCTGAATGGTTATCGCTTAAAAGAAAAATTACCAACAAACATTGGTGAATTCACTACTCCCCTTGGAATTCCCGAAACAATCAGGGAAGGCAATGATATTACAATTGTCACCTATGGTTCTATGTGTAGAGTAATAATGGAAGCAGCTGAAGAATTGCAAAAAGTTGGAATATCTGTAGAAGTCATTGATGTCCAGTCGCTCTTGCCCTTCGATATCAATCATAAGATTGTCGAATCAATTCAAAAAACAAACAGGGTAATTTTCGCAGATGAAGATGTTCCCGGAGGGGCCAGCGCATATATGATGCAAAAAGTTATAGAAGAGCAAAATGCATATAGATGGTTGGATTCTCAGCCAAGAACGCTTAGCGCGCATCCACACAGACCTGCTTATGGTTCAGATGGTGATTATTTCTCCAAACCCAATCCTGAGGATGTTTTTGATCTGGCCTATGAAATTTTAGCTGAAGCAGAACCGGATAGGTTTCCCGACATTTACTAA
- a CDS encoding Smr/MutS family protein: protein MNIGDRVRMIRDKQEGVVTKIIDDKLVEIRIDEGFTYPVLRQELAIVNREEAEYFETDKRYESPYTKIKDKKATETKAVAATGLFLAFELIDKNELKLYLINNTDFNCPFSVSENMESKRRGIESGHLYSKSYAEIQVLKLDEIEKWPEFEFAILFSRKGEHNIIPPFLKTYKFRSKRFFREAVEIPLLKTSGYYFQIDQDSSDIDTDMLKEHLAENIGKTDVSGEEIHRPDAEIDLHFEALWPNAPKMENSEILKFQLDHFEKMLDNAIYSGMNEITFIHGVGNGKLRMEMHRILSKHQNIKSFKDAQKEKFGYGATLVRIK from the coding sequence ATGAATATTGGAGACAGGGTTCGCATGATACGCGACAAACAAGAAGGAGTAGTAACAAAAATTATCGATGATAAGCTGGTAGAAATTCGAATTGACGAAGGTTTTACCTATCCCGTATTGCGACAGGAGCTTGCTATTGTAAACCGAGAGGAGGCAGAGTACTTTGAAACCGACAAAAGGTATGAAAGCCCCTATACAAAAATCAAGGATAAAAAAGCTACTGAAACAAAAGCCGTAGCAGCCACAGGGCTTTTTCTCGCATTTGAACTTATAGACAAAAATGAATTAAAACTCTACCTGATCAATAACACAGATTTTAATTGTCCTTTTAGTGTTTCAGAAAATATGGAAAGTAAAAGACGAGGCATTGAATCGGGGCATTTGTATAGTAAATCCTACGCTGAAATTCAGGTCTTAAAATTAGATGAAATTGAAAAGTGGCCGGAATTCGAATTTGCAATTTTGTTTAGCAGAAAGGGAGAGCATAATATCATTCCGCCTTTCTTAAAGACTTATAAGTTCAGGTCAAAACGTTTTTTCCGGGAAGCAGTGGAAATACCACTTTTAAAAACCAGTGGATATTATTTCCAAATAGATCAAGACAGTTCTGATATTGATACCGATATGCTCAAAGAGCATTTAGCCGAAAATATTGGCAAAACCGATGTTTCAGGTGAAGAAATTCATAGACCTGATGCTGAAATTGACCTTCATTTTGAAGCTTTATGGCCCAATGCTCCTAAAATGGAAAATTCTGAAATATTGAAATTTCAGTTGGATCATTTTGAAAAAATGCTTGACAATGCGATTTATTCGGGAATGAATGAAATCACTTTCATTCATGGTGTTGGCAATGGAAAACTTAGAATGGAAATGCATCGAATTTTAAGCAAACACCAAAACATCAAATCATTTAAAGATGCTCAAAAAGAGAAATTCGGATATGGTGCCACATTGGTCCGGATAAAATAA
- a CDS encoding acyl transferase, with amino-acid sequence MSDRDFNDLALKIFDLQYELNPVYREFVSNLNLNPNRINHWKNIPCLPISFFKTHKILLHKLKPVQKFLSSGTTGQERSTKYLTETDIYKKLSKQIFEKEFGSLEQYYIFALLPSYLDNSESSLIYMVNYFIKSSGSNGGGFYNRDFENLITDLEEARNTGRNIILWGVSFALLDLAEKYSPDLSDIMVFETGGMKGRKKEITREELHQIIREKTGAKEIFSEYGMTELMSQAYSFGITKYRMPNTLRIQAMELNDPMSSERNGRIGSLNIIDLGNIETCSFIATEDLGRVYEDGTFEVLGRKDSSEIRGCNLMSA; translated from the coding sequence ATGTCAGATCGAGATTTTAACGACCTGGCTCTTAAAATATTTGACCTCCAGTACGAATTAAACCCAGTTTACAGGGAATTCGTTTCAAATCTGAACTTAAACCCCAATCGTATTAACCATTGGAAAAACATCCCCTGTTTGCCCATTTCCTTTTTCAAAACGCATAAAATACTTCTCCATAAACTAAAACCGGTCCAGAAATTTCTGAGTTCAGGTACGACGGGGCAGGAGAGAAGCACAAAGTATCTCACTGAAACTGATATTTATAAAAAGCTCTCTAAACAGATTTTCGAAAAGGAATTCGGTTCTCTAGAACAGTATTACATTTTTGCTCTTTTACCTTCTTACCTGGACAATAGTGAATCTTCGCTCATTTATATGGTCAATTATTTTATAAAATCGTCTGGATCGAATGGAGGAGGATTTTACAACCGTGATTTTGAAAACCTAATTACCGATCTGGAGGAAGCCAGAAATACTGGAAGAAACATTATTCTCTGGGGTGTGAGTTTTGCACTTCTTGATCTGGCTGAAAAATACAGTCCTGATTTAAGTGATATAATGGTATTTGAAACCGGCGGTATGAAGGGAAGGAAGAAAGAAATTACTAGGGAAGAACTGCATCAGATAATCCGCGAAAAGACAGGGGCAAAGGAGATTTTTAGTGAATATGGAATGACGGAATTGATGTCGCAAGCTTATTCTTTCGGAATTACTAAATACCGAATGCCTAATACCTTGCGCATACAGGCGATGGAATTAAATGATCCAATGAGTTCTGAGAGAAATGGAAGAATAGGATCGCTGAATATTATTGACCTTGGAAACATAGAAACATGCTCCTTTATTGCCACGGAAGACCTGGGAAGAGTTTATGAAGATGGAACTTTCGAAGTTCTGGGAAGAAAGGACAGTTCTGAAATTCGGGGTTGCAACCTTATGAGCGCTTAA
- a CDS encoding sigma-54-dependent Fis family transcriptional regulator has translation MPKILIIDDEASIREAMKEILETEKYEVDEAASGEEGLKKLITENFDIVLCDIKMPKMDGLEVLSKAKETEVKAQFIMVSAHGTIETAVEATKKGAFDFIVKPPDLNRLLISIKNALEKGQLVEETKTLRKKVIKNHQIIGESSAIVEVKEMISKVAPTDARVLITGANGSGKELVARELHDASSRAKGPFVEVNCAAIPSELIESELFGHEKGSFTSAVKQRIGKFEQAEGGTLFLDEIGDMSLSAQAKVLRALQENKITRVGGDKDINTNVRVLAATNKNLQEEIENKNFREDLYHRLSVILIKVPPLNNRKEDIPLLVDKFLKDIAEDYGTKAKDIDKKALAALSNHDWTGNIRELRNVVERLVIMGNDVISEADVKKYL, from the coding sequence ATGCCAAAAATTCTCATTATCGATGACGAAGCTTCCATTCGGGAAGCCATGAAAGAAATACTAGAAACAGAAAAATACGAAGTGGATGAAGCAGCCTCGGGAGAAGAAGGTCTTAAAAAGCTGATCACCGAAAATTTCGATATAGTACTCTGTGATATAAAAATGCCAAAAATGGATGGGCTGGAAGTACTTTCAAAAGCAAAGGAAACAGAGGTAAAAGCCCAGTTTATAATGGTTTCGGCACATGGTACGATTGAAACAGCCGTTGAAGCCACCAAAAAAGGGGCTTTCGATTTCATTGTTAAGCCACCCGACCTGAACCGACTGCTGATATCAATAAAAAATGCCCTCGAGAAAGGCCAGCTTGTTGAAGAAACCAAAACCCTTCGAAAAAAAGTCATTAAAAATCATCAGATTATCGGGGAATCATCGGCGATAGTGGAGGTAAAGGAAATGATCTCCAAGGTAGCACCTACCGATGCCAGGGTGCTAATTACCGGGGCCAATGGTTCAGGTAAAGAGCTGGTGGCAAGGGAATTGCACGATGCCAGCTCTCGTGCCAAAGGTCCTTTCGTAGAAGTCAATTGCGCAGCGATTCCATCGGAGTTGATTGAGAGTGAGTTGTTTGGGCACGAGAAAGGCTCATTCACCTCTGCGGTGAAGCAGCGAATCGGTAAGTTTGAACAGGCCGAAGGCGGCACCTTATTTCTCGATGAGATTGGTGATATGAGCCTAAGTGCACAGGCCAAGGTGTTGAGGGCACTTCAGGAAAACAAAATCACCAGAGTGGGTGGTGACAAAGATATTAATACCAATGTGCGCGTGCTGGCAGCCACCAATAAGAATCTTCAGGAAGAAATTGAAAATAAAAACTTCCGTGAGGATCTCTATCACAGATTGAGTGTCATTCTAATTAAGGTTCCTCCTTTAAACAACAGAAAGGAAGACATTCCTCTTTTGGTTGATAAATTTTTAAAAGACATCGCAGAAGACTACGGTACCAAGGCAAAAGACATCGATAAAAAAGCACTTGCCGCTTTATCTAATCACGATTGGACCGGAAATATTAGGGAATTGAGAAATGTAGTGGAGAGACTGGTTATTATGGGAAATGATGTGATTTCGGAAGCAGATGTGAAAAAGTACCTTTGA
- a CDS encoding translocation/assembly module TamB, with product MVGIIGLISRSSFVQTYIVQKITSKISSDYNVDISVGKFYLSGFRTLNLKDALILDHHQDTMIYVKSLSADVSIKNIFANNTLYLSDIELLSPYFYLHKAKEDSTFNINYFANKLSPPKAPDSLKKDQFKVSLEKVLMSSGTFILEGDTVRPVDAGQFNPDYIRFNKINANLQNLIVHFDSIMSDIDSLNFVDNRSQNDFNLSHTNFRMTSSNMLLYNTDISFNKSHIKDSLQFYFSKWPDWSNFNEKIEMKFSLENTRIWTGDINYFVPVWNRKNENFLINGKFQGFLNSFIFKDLSLVYGRNSYLNGDLSIEGLPEIDNSIISLKIKSSHLNMDDLKGFFNEEARPYLQNLDYVDLNGNFDGFYYDFVADGEFKTGLGTVRSDMNLKVPDSGPAKYSGKLSSRNFKLGKLIGREDLVKTINIKANVNGKGFNAKEADMQMEATLSKSVIYGYQYNEINFNAHLKENLFDGSFNVKDSALNVVLNGLINLDPEIEKIDIQGEIINADLDRINLSEKEGFVKGKVDLDFAGLTFDKTSGYGNLSEIEVFYDDKYLELDTMSIISQLAEGIRNIDINSDLFNANIKGNFKLKSVYNDFQMILKEYQLQIVNDDEDIKKYYGSKIKSDNKYSAEWYIDFNDINPIVSLFYPEFYISTNTKVEGRFSVGNTNIFNLFTSIDTLIYDNYQFYNNEFDLSSSKYADSSEILAFAYVFSEKQIIPNVIEGKDLMTEVLWNDTKINFESAFRQFDDSNFVNFAGKAIFKIDSTVLSFTESDFKIFENNWDIEDQNRVVFKQNEIKIDNLNFNSKYESISINGSISRNPEAVLKVEFKDFNLRNLNPIIGRNISGVLNSDLSFINIYNQFQTYGTIRANDCTIEGFLVGDIAGTSKWDNSLNAIVSKFTIDRLGKKILELEGRVVPAGDSTELNIVAKLNSTNLNIIEPFASDLISNINGVADGYLNLNGTTSQPVLKGWVAIKDGGLLVNYLNTYYSFSDRLVFNTDNISARNLNLKDKNGNQAILNGGIFHDGFTNFVIDLSASLNRFEILNTSSDDNNLYYGNAFASGSVNFLGSFSDIQISADLQSERGTYVYIPTDNYTELEKQSHITFLSELEKEDDGNIIDEFNVDLSGVSMNLNLNITPEARMEIILDRQTGDIIKGQGQGELSLEIDTRGDFNMYGFYEIEKGSYNFTLLNIVNKEFNVKEGGRISWSGDPYQGQLDLTGTYTQSVPLKPLMESADSIFLNSPQATRRSPVSVNLHLTGPLLNPEFEFGIDIIDPPVYQGYDFNNDLLAFQNKIQNNRDYLNRQVFSLIVLRQFSQEESNYQQPAGRNLSELLTNQLSNYVSSVNENLEINFDLSGLSQEDLNDLQLRLSYTFLEGRLRVTREGGFTNSTNETDVSTIIGDWTIEYALTQDGQLKAKMFNRNNSNVYQPGARSTNTTGLSVLYTKSFDDFVEFLKKEEKEPKKKKIPIQKIDQARNEEKDTPTIEQQ from the coding sequence TTGGTGGGCATTATTGGCTTAATTTCAAGGAGCTCATTTGTTCAGACCTATATCGTTCAGAAAATCACCTCAAAAATTTCTTCTGACTACAATGTAGATATTAGTGTTGGGAAGTTTTATTTAAGCGGGTTTAGAACATTAAACCTAAAAGACGCCCTCATTCTGGATCATCACCAGGATACAATGATCTATGTAAAAAGTCTGAGTGCCGATGTATCTATAAAAAATATTTTTGCTAATAATACGCTCTACCTGAGCGATATAGAGCTTCTTTCACCCTATTTTTATCTTCATAAAGCGAAAGAAGACAGCACTTTCAATATTAATTACTTTGCAAACAAACTCAGCCCTCCCAAAGCGCCGGACAGTCTAAAAAAAGATCAGTTCAAGGTATCCCTGGAAAAAGTGTTAATGAGTTCAGGTACATTTATTTTAGAAGGAGATACGGTTCGTCCGGTAGATGCTGGTCAGTTTAATCCGGACTATATACGCTTTAATAAGATTAATGCTAATCTTCAAAACTTAATCGTACATTTTGATTCAATAATGAGCGATATAGACAGTCTCAATTTTGTAGACAACAGAAGCCAAAATGATTTCAATTTGTCGCATACAAATTTCCGCATGACTTCCTCAAATATGCTCTTATACAACACAGACATAAGCTTCAATAAAAGCCATATCAAAGACAGTCTTCAGTTCTATTTTTCAAAATGGCCCGATTGGTCAAATTTCAATGAAAAGATTGAAATGAAGTTTTCGCTTGAAAATACAAGAATTTGGACGGGAGATATTAATTATTTTGTCCCTGTTTGGAATAGAAAAAATGAAAATTTCCTTATCAATGGAAAATTTCAAGGGTTTTTAAATTCATTTATATTTAAAGATCTCAGTCTTGTCTATGGGCGAAACTCTTATTTAAATGGCGATCTGAGCATTGAAGGTCTTCCCGAAATAGATAATTCAATTATTTCCTTAAAAATTAAAAGCTCCCATCTCAATATGGACGACCTCAAAGGATTTTTCAATGAAGAAGCCCGGCCTTATCTTCAAAATCTCGATTACGTTGATCTCAACGGAAATTTTGATGGTTTTTATTACGATTTTGTAGCAGATGGTGAATTTAAAACGGGTCTCGGAACAGTGCGATCTGATATGAATCTTAAAGTACCCGATTCAGGACCGGCTAAATACAGCGGTAAATTAAGCTCCAGAAATTTCAAACTTGGCAAACTTATAGGCAGAGAAGATCTGGTAAAAACAATTAATATCAAGGCCAATGTCAATGGAAAAGGATTCAATGCCAAAGAAGCCGACATGCAAATGGAAGCAACGCTGAGTAAATCTGTGATTTACGGTTATCAGTACAATGAAATTAACTTCAATGCGCATTTAAAAGAAAATCTTTTTGATGGATCTTTTAATGTAAAAGACAGCGCTCTCAATGTCGTGCTAAACGGTCTTATTAATCTGGATCCGGAAATTGAAAAAATCGACATTCAAGGTGAAATAATTAATGCTGATCTCGATAGAATTAATCTGAGTGAAAAAGAGGGTTTTGTTAAAGGAAAAGTCGATCTGGATTTTGCAGGATTGACATTTGATAAAACTTCAGGATATGGAAATCTAAGTGAAATAGAGGTGTTTTACGATGATAAATATCTTGAATTGGATACCATGAGTATAATTTCACAACTTGCGGAAGGGATTCGAAATATTGATATTAATTCAGATTTATTCAACGCAAATATCAAGGGCAATTTTAAACTGAAATCTGTTTACAATGATTTTCAAATGATTCTCAAAGAATATCAATTGCAAATAGTAAATGACGATGAGGACATAAAAAAATACTATGGGTCAAAAATTAAATCAGACAATAAATATTCCGCAGAATGGTATATCGATTTTAATGATATCAACCCCATTGTAAGTTTATTTTATCCGGAATTTTATATCTCTACCAATACAAAAGTTGAAGGTCGTTTTTCCGTAGGCAATACAAATATTTTTAACCTCTTTACGAGCATTGATACACTGATTTACGACAACTATCAGTTTTACAATAATGAATTCGACCTCTCGAGTTCAAAATATGCCGATAGCAGCGAAATTTTGGCATTTGCCTATGTATTTTCGGAAAAACAAATCATACCAAATGTTATTGAAGGCAAAGATTTGATGACCGAGGTATTGTGGAATGATACTAAGATCAATTTTGAATCGGCATTCCGCCAATTTGATGATTCCAATTTTGTCAATTTTGCCGGAAAGGCCATCTTCAAAATTGATTCAACAGTACTCTCATTTACAGAAAGTGATTTTAAAATTTTTGAGAATAATTGGGATATTGAAGATCAAAACCGGGTAGTATTTAAACAAAATGAAATAAAAATTGACAACCTGAACTTCAATTCCAAATACGAAAGCATCTCAATAAACGGAAGCATTTCAAGAAATCCTGAGGCAGTTTTGAAAGTTGAATTTAAAGATTTCAACCTCAGAAACTTAAACCCGATCATAGGAAGGAATATAAGTGGTGTGCTAAATTCCGATTTATCTTTTATTAATATTTATAATCAATTTCAAACTTACGGAACGATTCGTGCCAATGACTGTACCATAGAGGGATTTTTAGTCGGAGATATTGCCGGAACATCAAAATGGGATAATTCGCTTAATGCCATTGTTTCAAAATTTACCATAGACAGGTTGGGAAAAAAGATTCTTGAACTGGAAGGCAGGGTTGTTCCTGCCGGCGATTCCACAGAATTAAATATTGTTGCAAAGCTTAACAGCACAAATCTAAATATCATAGAACCCTTTGCATCTGATCTGATCTCAAATATTAATGGCGTTGCCGATGGGTATTTAAACTTAAACGGTACTACCTCCCAACCAGTATTGAAAGGATGGGTGGCCATCAAGGATGGAGGTTTGTTGGTTAATTATCTCAATACCTATTATTCATTCAGTGACAGACTCGTATTTAATACGGATAATATTTCTGCCAGAAATCTTAATTTGAAAGATAAAAATGGCAATCAGGCAATATTAAATGGTGGTATTTTTCATGATGGCTTTACGAATTTTGTGATTGACCTAAGCGCATCTTTGAACAGGTTTGAAATATTAAATACATCAAGCGACGATAATAATCTCTATTACGGAAATGCTTTTGCTTCTGGTTCTGTTAACTTTTTAGGTTCATTTTCAGACATTCAGATCAGCGCAGATTTGCAAAGTGAAAGAGGAACCTATGTTTATATTCCAACGGATAATTATACCGAATTGGAAAAACAGTCGCATATAACCTTCCTGAGCGAACTCGAAAAAGAAGATGATGGAAATATAATAGATGAATTTAATGTAGACCTCTCCGGCGTAAGTATGAATTTAAATTTAAATATTACCCCCGAGGCCAGAATGGAAATAATTCTCGATCGCCAGACCGGTGATATAATAAAAGGACAAGGTCAGGGAGAGCTCAGTTTAGAAATAGATACCCGAGGTGATTTTAATATGTATGGCTTTTACGAAATAGAAAAAGGAAGTTATAATTTCACCCTCCTCAATATCGTCAATAAAGAATTTAATGTTAAGGAAGGTGGAAGAATATCATGGTCCGGAGACCCCTATCAGGGCCAACTTGATCTTACAGGAACTTATACACAATCGGTGCCTTTAAAACCTTTAATGGAGTCGGCAGATTCTATTTTTCTCAACAGTCCGCAGGCAACCCGAAGAAGCCCGGTCAGCGTAAACCTGCATTTAACAGGTCCTCTTTTAAATCCCGAATTTGAATTTGGAATAGATATTATTGATCCTCCTGTTTATCAGGGTTATGATTTTAACAATGACCTTTTGGCTTTTCAGAATAAGATTCAAAACAACCGAGACTATTTGAATCGACAGGTTTTTAGCCTTATAGTTTTAAGACAATTTTCACAGGAAGAATCCAATTACCAGCAGCCTGCTGGTAGGAATTTAAGCGAACTTTTAACCAATCAGTTGAGCAATTACGTTTCTTCTGTCAATGAAAACCTAGAAATTAATTTTGACTTAAGCGGATTAAGCCAGGAAGATTTAAATGATTTGCAATTGCGATTGTCATATACCTTTCTTGAAGGCAGGCTCAGGGTAACAAGAGAAGGGGGCTTTACCAATTCCACCAATGAAACAGACGTATCAACAATTATCGGAGACTGGACCATTGAATACGCTTTGACACAGGATGGACAACTAAAAGCCAAAATGTTTAACCGCAATAATTCCAATGTCTATCAACCGGGTGCAAGATCCACCAATACTACGGGTTTAAGTGTGTTATACACCAAATCATTTGATGATTTTGTTGAATTTCTAAAAAAAGAAGAGAAAGAACCGAAGAAGAAAAAAATACCTATACAGAAAATCGATCAAGCCAGAAATGAAGAAAAGGACACACCTACAATCGAGCAACAATGA